CGATGATCGGGGTGCACACGGTATACAAATATGAAAACGGATACATAAAGGTAATTTGAGATGGGAGCGGAAGGGAAAGACATCGCACTCGATGTGCGGCATATCAGCATTGATTATAGAACGTTTGATAACACCTCTGTCATGCAGCTGTTTCGGAAGAAGAAGGGAAAGAAAGACGCGGCAGGGACGTTCCGGGCAGTAAACGATGTCTCTTTTTATGTAGAGAAAAGTAAGATTCTGGGAATTGTGGGCAGCAACGGCGCCGGTAAGACAACGCTGTTGCGCTCGGTGGCAGGTATCTTTCATCCGGATGAGGGAATGATCGACACCAAAGGCAACCGTGTCTCGCTGATGGCGATCGGTGTCGGTTTTAACAATCTGAATACGGGACGGGAGAATATTTTCAAGTCAGGGATGCTGCTTGGATGCAGTAAAAAATATATCGAACAATATCTGGATCAGATCATCGAGTTTTCAGAGCTGGGGAAGTTTATCGACAGACCGGTGCGGACCTATTCGAGCGGGATGTACAGTAAGCTGTCGTTTGCCATTACTGCGATTCTGGATGCGGATATTTTGCTTGTCGATGAAGTGCTCAGCGTGGGGGATGAACATTTCCGGAAAAAGAGTTATCAGAAGATGGAAGAGCTGATTCTGAGCGATCACACGGTTCTGATCGTCTCTCACGACATTGAGACATTGAGAAAGTTTTGCGATGACGTCCTGTGGCTGGAGCATGGAAACATGATCAAAATCGGTCCGGCGGCAGAAATTCTTGACGAATACAAAGCGTTTATGAGTGATTAGAACAGGGAGATAAGAATGAATGTGGGAGCGGCGGCGGAACTGGGACGGCTATTGGCAGATTATCCCGGACTGCAGGTGATAAAAGAACAGATCAGGCAGGCATTTGTAATGCTGAGGAAGTGTGTCGTAAATGACGGCGTGATCTATTGCTGCGGGAACGGCGGCAGCGCCGCAGACTGTGAACACATTGTTGGAGAGCTGATGAAAGGGTATAAACTTCAGCGGGAGCTGCCTGCGGAGAAAAGACAGTCTTTTGCAGATCACTACGGAGAGCGCGGAGCTGCGATCGCCGGCTGTCTGCAGAGCGCCATCCGGGCACAGTCACTTGTCAGTCAGGCTTCCCTGATGAGCGCATATAACAATGACATCAACTGCGAATATGTATTTGCCCAGCAGATCTATGGCTATGGAAGGGAAAAAGATGTTCTCTGGGCGCTCAGCACGTCAGGGAATTCGGCCAATGTCGTCAATGCAGCGATTACGGCCAGGGAAAAAAAGATTGCCGTGCTGGCAATGACCGGAGCAGAGGGAGGAGAGCTTGCCGATATTGCGGATGTCTGTCTGAAGGTTCCTTACAGAGAGACAGACCGGACACAGGAATGCCATCTCGCGGTCTATCATTGCCTCTGTGCGATGCTGGAAAAACAGTTTTTTGAGAACTGATCTTATAAAAAAGGAAAGACAAGGAGGACAATATGTTAAAAGGAACAAAAGTAGTTGTAACAGGAGGCGCAGGTTATATCGGGTCGGTGCTTGTGCCGATGCTTCTGGAGGAGGGGTGTCAGGTCACAGTCGTGGACAATTTTTATTATAAGCAGGTGACATTGCTGGATTGCTGCATGAATCCTGATTTTCGTGTGATCAAAGGGGATGTGCGAAATGAAGCGCTGATGACAAAAGTCATTGAAGGCGCCGATTATATCATTCCGCTCGCAGCCATGGTAGGGTTTCCGCTCTGCAAGGCTGACGAGACGGCGGCGCAGACAATCAATCAGGACGCCGTGGAGATGCTGATCCGAATCCGCAAACCGGAGCAAAGGCTGATCTATCCCTGTACGAACAGTGGATATGGTACGGGCAGTGGGGATAAATTCTGTACGGAGGACTCCCCGCTGAATCCGATTTCCCTGTATGGGACGACAAAAGTAAATGCGGAGCGGGCGGTATTGGAGGCGGGAAACTCTCTGACATTCCGGTTTGCCACCGTATTTGGCGCCTCTATGAGGATGAGGACAGACCTTCTTGTCAATGATTTTGTATACCGGGCGGTATTTGACCGTGCCAACGTGATCTTCGAAGGTAATTTCAAGCGCAACTATATCCATATCAGAGATGCGGCGGGCGCCTTCCTTCATGCGATGGAGCATTTTGAAGAGATGAAGGGAAAGCCTTATAACTGTGGCCTTTCATCGGCCAATCTCTCAAAACTGGAATTGTGTGCAAAGATTCAGGAGCATATTCCGTCCTTTGTCTATATGGAGGCGCCCATCGGTGAGGATCCGGACAAGAGAGACTATATCGTGTCAAACGAAAGGCTGGAGGCGACGGGCTGGAAACCCAGGTATTCTCTTGATGACGGGATCGAGGAATTGATGAAAGTATATACGATTATCAAAAACAATACGTATTCAAATGTGTAAGGTTCAGAGGAGCTCATATGTCAAAATTTATCTTGATCGACCAGTCAATAGAGGGAAAGGGAGGGCACTATCTCGAATATGCGATGAATGTCCTCCATGCTGCCCGCCAGGAAGGGTATGAGATCTGTCTGGCTACGAACAGGAAGTTTACCGGGTCGTTTGACTGTGAGGTATTACCGGTCTATACGTACAATATCTGGGGTAAAAAGAGAAGGCGGGCAGGAATTTTTCATAAGCTGGCGGGCAAAATGGCAGTCATTGCCTGCCGTATCAGGGATGCGGCCGCGGCAAGGACGGTTATCGGAAAATATTCTCTTTTTGGGCAGACAGTACAGATGGCCATACAGGGGAATTTTGGAGAAATAATGGAAATGACCTCTGAAAAGAATGTGCTGCTTTTGCTTCCTTTGCTATTGCCTGCAATCCTGATCGGGATTCCGGCGGCAGTCTTATTCTTTCTTTACCGGTCCTTTTTGGCGGTGTTTTATCTGGCTGCACAGCTTCGCGTCGTCCGCCTTGCGGGGAGCCTTGGAAAAGAGAGGATGGAAGGGCTGTGTCAGTCCTGGAACAAAGCACTGTCTCGTCTGAAAGGGGGCGGCGTTTCAAGAGGCAGATGGAAAAAAGATTTTGGCAGGTCTACGAAAAAGGTGCTGCGATATTTTCAGGCCGGGCCGGGCGACATCGTTTTTATTCCCACCTTGTCCGAGACAGAGCTGATGGGGGTAGCAGAGCTCATAAAAAAGCACGAGAGAGCCTGTGGGCCTTCCTGGCATATGGTGTTTCGGAGAAATCTGTTTGCCGGTAGAGAGCCGGTGTACCGGGTGACAGACAAAGACGTCTTAACATTTCGTAAGATCCTTTACCGGTTTGTCTCTCTGGTCGACGGCCGGGCGGCGACTTACTTTTATACGGACACGGAACGTCTGAGCGCCCAGTACAATGAACTGAATATCACAGAGTTCTCCACACTGCCGATCCCGATCAACCCGGCGCTGCAGGTCCCACAGAGGAAACAAGTGCAGGCGCCGGTCAATATTGTCTATCTTGGGGATGCAAGGAGAGAAAAGGGATACCAGTTTCTCGACGGAATCGTCCGCGATCTGTGGAAAGACTATGCGTTAAAAGGAAAAGTCAGGTTCGAGTTTCAGTCGAATTTCAGCTTTTCGGACAGGAAAAACAATTTTGACCTCGTATATGGCAGACAACATATGCAGCTATTTTGCAGCGCGGCAGTGAAACTGCATATGGATGCGCTGGACTCCGACGCATATGGCAGACTTGTGAGAGAGGGAGACATTGGGCTGCTCTTATATGACAGAGACAACTATTATGCCAGAAGTTCCGGGGCATATATCGAATGCGTTTGCTGTGAGATGCCGGTGATCGTGCCCGGGGCATCGTGGATGGCGATTGATCTGGATGAAGCAAATTATGAATATCGGGAGCAGGTGCGCTCGCAGATGCAGGAACTGATGTGCCTGCAGTCGGCATGGATGAACGAGGCGGAATACATACGGTATGGAAGAGGAGGCCTGGCAGAGGCGGCGGAGTGTATGCGTATCGTCCCTGCTTCCTCGCCGGAATCGGAAGGTACGCTGGCATTTTCCAGTTACGACAACCGGGCAATCTGTATGGCAGTCGTACCGGAGGATTGTCAGTATCTGTTTCTTTCTTATGAGATGTGCGAATATGGCCGTCAGGGGAATTATGCACGGACCAGGGTCACGGTCTTTGATGAGTATGGGATGGAGTGCGGCGGTATCCAGAGCGACGACTGCAGCACGGACCAGGTGATCTCGATTATGCTTCCACTGGCACAGGAGGCGGCTTATATTACGGTTGAAATGTGGAACGCCTTTTATGAGGAGCCGATCTTTCTTGTTTCCCCGTCAATCGGTTTTTATCGTCAGGCGGCGGACCGCGGGCTCCCGCTGGGGACATTCGGGCTGACATATTCGAGAGAAGAGGATGTTGGAGAGTTGCTTCGCAATATCGTCGATCATTATGACCTTTATAAAGAGGAGGCGATCGTCAGGGCAAAGCAATACAACGAAAAACATACGGCGCGAAGGCTCGTTCGGCAGATAAGTGAAAGGAAAGCAGTATGAATCAGTTGATCATCGGTATTTCGGATGTGAGTCTGGGATATGGCTCCATACAGATTCCGCTGTTTATGAAATTTCTGAAAGGAAAAAAGCAGGGATATGAGGCACGGGTGCTGGAAGTCGATCAGCCGGAGAAAACTTATGTCCGCGACAGGTATCCGGAGTTTGACATCGAGAGGATTATGACGGCGACGCCCTGCTATACGAAAGCGGGCCGGATCGAGTATATACGCAGATGTGCCGGGACGGTCAACCGGTTACAACCGGAAATACTGGTTCTCTTCTGCTCGTTTACCCTGCCGGTCCTGTTCAAGCTGAAATACCGGCCACAAATGGTGATCTATTATAACATCGAGATGGCGAGCGCTTATGGAAGAGACGATTGTGTCTTAAATTCGCTGTTGTCAGGGAAAGTCGATCTGCTCATTTATCCCGAATCGAACCGGGCGATGCTTGATATAAAAAAGTTTGGCCTGCAGCAGATTCCTGCTGTGGAAGTTTTCAACTGTACGGACAGGCAGACACAGGGCAGAGGCCATGTCCATATGGAAGAGAAAAACGGAAAAATCCTCTATTCCGGCACACTCGATCAGGAAAATACCAATGCGCATTATTTGCTGGACAAAGAGTTGAATCAGCACAGAATTGATATTTTTGGCAATGTGACAGGAAAAGGGAGCGGAAAGCTGCGGAGGGAACTGCTCTGTCTGAATGCCAATGTGCGCTACAGGGGCTATATCGCCAACGAGGCTCTGCGAGAAATTCGCAGATACTATGCGTTCAGCATTGTCATGTGGAATCCGGTCAATGAAAATCAATATTTTGCTGCCCCAAATAAATTTTTTGAGTCAATCATGGATGGGGTCATCCCGATTGCCGCGCCGCATCCGCAGTGCCGTGAGATCATAAAAAACTATGACTGCGGGATTCTGATGCGGGACTGGAGTCAGGACGCTTTCCGTGAGGCGCTGCGGACTGCGCAGAGAATATACGGGACAGAACGGTATGCGGAAATGATGCGGAACTGTCGCAGAGCGGTAAGGCAGGAGCTGTCCTGGGAGAAGCAGATGACAAAGCTGGAGCAGTGGATATAGGTGTCGGATAATGAAATATATCAGTATATTTGGCTATTATGGATTTGAAAATACGGGCGATGACGCAGTACTGCGTTCTCTGCTGGACGACCTGTGTCAGTCAGAGGAAACACTGTATATTGTCGTTTTCTCTGACGATCCGCAGAAAACGGAAGCGCTGTATGCGGATGCAGGGATACATGCCTGCAGGTGGGACGATCACGCCTGTCTGAATATGGCGGTCAGCCAGAGCGATCTGCTTTTGATCGGCGGCGGTGGTCTGTATAACTGCTATCTTGATTATCCGGCGGAGCTGTTGTTGAAAGGAAATCACAGGTATTTCAGTGTAGTTACATTCGGCCTGCCTTTTCTGGCCCGCATCTGGGGAACGCCGTGTGCGGTAATCGGCTGCGGCGCCAGCGAAGTTTTGTCGGAGGAAGCCAGAGAGCATATCGGCGTAAGTCTGACCCTTCTCTCAGAGATTACGGTCCGCGACGAGGGAACGAAGGCCATTCTCTCGGCCTTCAGGCGAAAGGGGGGGGAAGTATCGGAGCTTTCGGAAATACCAAAGATCCGGGTCACAGCCGACCCCGTATTCCGGCTGGACGACAGCAATGCGGTATTCTGTGAGGCGGAACAGGCGTATCTGGACAGTGTCTGCGCGGAAAAAGGAAAAGAGCGGTTTGTGATCGGCGTGTCACTGCGAAACTGGCTTTCAGACAATGAAAGCGCCTTGCAGGCAGTGGCAGAGGCTATTCAGATGGTCGCAGGGGAACATAAATGTCTGGTCTTGTTCCTTGCCTTTGATAACGGACAGTCTGTGGATCATCTGAGCAGTGACAGCACCGTGGCTCTGCGGCTTCAGGAGCTTCTTGCCCCGGACCCGGCTGTCCAATTCAGCTATTGGCCGGCGTATCTGCGCCCGTATTTTGCGTCGCGGCTGATCTCGCAGTGTGACGTGATGATTGCCATGCGGCTTCATCCGGTCGTTATGTCCATCAAAAACCGGATTCCGGTGATCGGGCTGATGTACGACCAGAAAGTGCGCAGCATCATGCGTGAATGTGGTCTGGAAGAATATTGCCTGGATCTCGGTACCGTGACGGGAGAACAGATCATACGGCTGTTGAAGCGGTCTGTATGTGAGAAACGTGTCAAAGAGGCGGGGGCAGTCATGCGGGAACGGGCGCAGGACAATATCCGCATGGTTCACCGGCTTTTGGAAAGTGTTCCCCGATGGGAAAGCGCAGAAACCGACATCATCGGACATCAGTTACGACAATATTTTCGCAGTGACATCAGGGCACAGTTTGAGAGAGAGAAGGCCGACACGCTTGCATCAGGGGATTATGAAAGTGTCCGGCGCATGTGCCGTCTCATTCATCCGGAGCGGTGGGATGCGCAGCTTTCTTATGAACTTGCATTTTCTCTTCATCAGCTTGGGGAGACAGAGGAAGCGCTTCGGTATTATGCAGCAGCGCTGCATGGCGGATTCAGTGAGTACTGGGTCAGATATAACAGAAGTCAGCTATACGATGAGATGGGCGAGACGGAGCTGGCAACACAGGACATTCGCAGAGCTTATGAGATTGATCCGACGAGTGACTGTAAATGTGTGTTGGCGAAGATAACAGGGAGGCGTAGAAAGAGATGAAAATTGTTGTAACCGGTTCCACCGGATTTTTAGGCAGTCATTTGATGCCGATCTTACATGATACATACGGAAAGGAAAATGTAAAGGGGCTCAGTTCCAGGGATTATGACCTGATGGACTTTTCGCAGGCCAGACAGATGTTTGAGGATTTGCAGCCGGAAGTTCTTATCCATCTGGCCGCATATTCCGGCGGTATCGGGGCCAACAGGAAGTACCCGGGTGACTTTTATTTTATCAATACGATACTGACTGCGAACTGTTTTGAACTGGCGGCCAGATATGGAGTAAAAAAGATGATCTATCCGATGGGTGGCTGCTCGTATCCGTCTACCGCCAGCTCACCGATTGGTGAAGAGCAGATGTGGCAGGGCTATCCTCAGAGGGAGAGCGCCGGCTATTCCTCGGCGAAAAAGATGGGGATCGTGGCCAGTCACAGTTACCGGACACAATATGGGCTGAACTCTGTCGTGCTCATTCCCGGAAATATGTATGGGCCTTTTGATAATTTCCGCAATGAGGAGTCACATGTCGTTCCTGGTATGCTCCGGCGCTATTTTGAGGCAAAGCGGGACAAGATTCCGAAAGTAACAATGTGGGGAACAGGCGCGCCGGTGCGCGATTTTGTTTATGCGGGAGATGTGGCGGCCCTGATTCCCTGGTTCATAGAAAATTTCAATGAGACCGGTCCGGTCAATCTCTCTTCCGGGACGACGACTTCCATGAAAGAGTTGGCGGAGATTATCAGGGAGATGACGGGCTACGAGGGAGAGATTGAATGGGATACGGACAAACCAGACGGACAGATGATCAAGATTTTTGATGTGGCAAAGCTGAAGAGTCTGGGACTGTCCTGTCCGACCCCCTTAAAGGAAGGGTTACGGCTTACAGCGCAGTGGCTTGAGAAAAACTATGATACCAAAGGGGATCGGATCAGACTTTAAAGGGAAAGAGGATAGACGAATGATCTATATTATTGGCGGTAATGGATTTGTCGGTTCCGGTATTGTACGGAATTGCCAGAAAAAAGGATTGGCATATGCGGTTGTCACACGGGAAAACTGTGAAGCCCTTGCGAAAAAGCCGTGCCATATTCTGATCAATGCCAATGGCAATTCCAAAAAATATATGGCAGACAGAGATCCGGACTGGGAATTTGAGGCGTCGGTGACATCCGTTCACCGCTACCTGACGATGTTTTCCTACGATAAATACATTCAGCTATCAAGCTGCGATGTCTATCCAGACTGTTCAGACCAGTTCGGGACAGTGGAAGATGCGCCGTTATCGCCATCGAGGCAAAGCACCTATGGATTTCACAAATATATGGCGGAGCAGTGTGTCATGCACTTTGCCAAAGACTGGCTGATTTTCCGTATGGGAGGATTTGTCGGACCCGGACTGAAAAAAAACGCCATATATGATCTGCTCCATGGGCCGCAGTTATGGCTGTCGGAGGACAGCCGGTTACAGTTTATCTCCACCGATGCAGCGGGAGACATGATCTTACGGCTTGCGTTGTCAGATCTGTCTCATGAGATCCTGAATCTGTGCGGAGAAGGGACTGTGCGCATCGGGGATGTGAAAGAACGGGTGGGCAGCACTGTCTCTGTGAATCCGGAGGCAAAAACCGTGCTGTACGAGGTGAACATAGACAAACTTTCGGCGCTGGAAGCAGTTCAGCGTACAGAAACGGCAGTATTTGACTTTGTCGACGGGATGACGAAGCACACCAGATAAAAAGGAAGAGAAAAGATTGCTATGGTAATAACGCAGACACCTTTTCGGATGTCGTTTTTCGGAGGGGGCACGGATTTTGAAGAGTTTTACAGGGAATATGGGGGCGCTGTGATCTCCACGACATTTGATAAATATTGTTATGTGAATGTCAGACATCTGCCTCGGTTTTTTGATTATAAGACGGAGCTGTCTTATTCAAGGATCGAGAAGGTCAACAGTGTGGACGAGATCGAACATCCGGCGATCCGGGAGGCGATGCGCTTTCTGGATATGTGTGAACTGCGTCTGACTTATGAGGCGGATCTGCCTGCCCGATCGGGCCTTGGGACGAGCAGTTCCTTTGCGGTCGGTATGCTGAACGCATTCTATGCACTGAAAGGCAAGTACATTGACAAAAAGCAGCTGGCGGATCAGGCGATCTATCTGGAGCGGGTACTCTGCCGGGAGGCCGGAGGCCTTCAGGATCAGATCGCGGCGGCCTACGGAGGGCTGAACCGTATCAATTTTAATGCGGGCGGTTACAGTGTCAATCCCATAATTATGTCGCCGCAGCGCAAAAGGGAGTTGAATGAAAATCTGATGCTGTACTTTACCGGTTTCTCCAGATTCTCTTCTGATATTCAGAAAGAGACGAAACGCGCCCTGTATGATAAGAAAAGTATTTTACTGGAGATGCTCCGGCTTGTCGATGAGGCTCAGGATTTGTTATCCGGAAAGTCGGACCTGAAAGAATTTGGCCGGATGCTCGATTACACATGGAAGTTAAAGAGCAGCATCGCTTCCGCGATCTCCACAAGACAGGTGGACATCCTGTATGATCGGGCGATGAAGGCCGGAGCCACGGGTGGGAAGCTGCTCGGCGCCGGCGGCGGCGGATTCCTGCTTCTCTATGTGGAGAAAGACAGGCAAAAAAGAGTGAGACAGGCCCTTGAAGATCTGCTTTACATTCCGTTTCAATTTGAGGAGGACGGCGCGCGCGTCATCTATTATGTGGCGGAGAATTTTGTACTGGAGTCAGAGGTGGTAAAGTAGGATGCCCTTTTTGACATCAAATCAACGGGAAGCCAGAGGTAGTATGGTATGAAAATAGTAGTGATGGCAGGGGGGAAAGGGACACGGATCGCTTCTCTGCGGGATGATATTCCCAAGCCGATGATTCCGGTCTGTGGGAAACCGGTGCTGGAGCATCTGGTCGATACGGTAAAACGGCAAGGGTATGAGGAATTGTTT
The sequence above is a segment of the Lachnospiraceae bacterium JLR.KK008 genome. Coding sequences within it:
- a CDS encoding glycosyltransferase gives rise to the protein MNQLIIGISDVSLGYGSIQIPLFMKFLKGKKQGYEARVLEVDQPEKTYVRDRYPEFDIERIMTATPCYTKAGRIEYIRRCAGTVNRLQPEILVLFCSFTLPVLFKLKYRPQMVIYYNIEMASAYGRDDCVLNSLLSGKVDLLIYPESNRAMLDIKKFGLQQIPAVEVFNCTDRQTQGRGHVHMEEKNGKILYSGTLDQENTNAHYLLDKELNQHRIDIFGNVTGKGSGKLRRELLCLNANVRYRGYIANEALREIRRYYAFSIVMWNPVNENQYFAAPNKFFESIMDGVIPIAAPHPQCREIIKNYDCGILMRDWSQDAFREALRTAQRIYGTERYAEMMRNCRRAVRQELSWEKQMTKLEQWI
- a CDS encoding polysaccharide pyruvyl transferase family protein, with amino-acid sequence MKYISIFGYYGFENTGDDAVLRSLLDDLCQSEETLYIVVFSDDPQKTEALYADAGIHACRWDDHACLNMAVSQSDLLLIGGGGLYNCYLDYPAELLLKGNHRYFSVVTFGLPFLARIWGTPCAVIGCGASEVLSEEAREHIGVSLTLLSEITVRDEGTKAILSAFRRKGGEVSELSEIPKIRVTADPVFRLDDSNAVFCEAEQAYLDSVCAEKGKERFVIGVSLRNWLSDNESALQAVAEAIQMVAGEHKCLVLFLAFDNGQSVDHLSSDSTVALRLQELLAPDPAVQFSYWPAYLRPYFASRLISQCDVMIAMRLHPVVMSIKNRIPVIGLMYDQKVRSIMRECGLEEYCLDLGTVTGEQIIRLLKRSVCEKRVKEAGAVMRERAQDNIRMVHRLLESVPRWESAETDIIGHQLRQYFRSDIRAQFEREKADTLASGDYESVRRMCRLIHPERWDAQLSYELAFSLHQLGETEEALRYYAAALHGGFSEYWVRYNRSQLYDEMGETELATQDIRRAYEIDPTSDCKCVLAKITGRRRKR
- a CDS encoding SIS domain-containing protein, coding for MNVGAAAELGRLLADYPGLQVIKEQIRQAFVMLRKCVVNDGVIYCCGNGGSAADCEHIVGELMKGYKLQRELPAEKRQSFADHYGERGAAIAGCLQSAIRAQSLVSQASLMSAYNNDINCEYVFAQQIYGYGREKDVLWALSTSGNSANVVNAAITAREKKIAVLAMTGAEGGELADIADVCLKVPYRETDRTQECHLAVYHCLCAMLEKQFFEN
- a CDS encoding kinase, translated to MVITQTPFRMSFFGGGTDFEEFYREYGGAVISTTFDKYCYVNVRHLPRFFDYKTELSYSRIEKVNSVDEIEHPAIREAMRFLDMCELRLTYEADLPARSGLGTSSSFAVGMLNAFYALKGKYIDKKQLADQAIYLERVLCREAGGLQDQIAAAYGGLNRINFNAGGYSVNPIIMSPQRKRELNENLMLYFTGFSRFSSDIQKETKRALYDKKSILLEMLRLVDEAQDLLSGKSDLKEFGRMLDYTWKLKSSIASAISTRQVDILYDRAMKAGATGGKLLGAGGGGFLLLYVEKDRQKRVRQALEDLLYIPFQFEEDGARVIYYVAENFVLESEVVK
- a CDS encoding NAD(P)-dependent oxidoreductase → MLKGTKVVVTGGAGYIGSVLVPMLLEEGCQVTVVDNFYYKQVTLLDCCMNPDFRVIKGDVRNEALMTKVIEGADYIIPLAAMVGFPLCKADETAAQTINQDAVEMLIRIRKPEQRLIYPCTNSGYGTGSGDKFCTEDSPLNPISLYGTTKVNAERAVLEAGNSLTFRFATVFGASMRMRTDLLVNDFVYRAVFDRANVIFEGNFKRNYIHIRDAAGAFLHAMEHFEEMKGKPYNCGLSSANLSKLELCAKIQEHIPSFVYMEAPIGEDPDKRDYIVSNERLEATGWKPRYSLDDGIEELMKVYTIIKNNTYSNV
- a CDS encoding NAD-dependent epimerase/dehydratase family protein, whose amino-acid sequence is MKIVVTGSTGFLGSHLMPILHDTYGKENVKGLSSRDYDLMDFSQARQMFEDLQPEVLIHLAAYSGGIGANRKYPGDFYFINTILTANCFELAARYGVKKMIYPMGGCSYPSTASSPIGEEQMWQGYPQRESAGYSSAKKMGIVASHSYRTQYGLNSVVLIPGNMYGPFDNFRNEESHVVPGMLRRYFEAKRDKIPKVTMWGTGAPVRDFVYAGDVAALIPWFIENFNETGPVNLSSGTTTSMKELAEIIREMTGYEGEIEWDTDKPDGQMIKIFDVAKLKSLGLSCPTPLKEGLRLTAQWLEKNYDTKGDRIRL
- a CDS encoding NAD(P)-dependent oxidoreductase, which codes for MIYIIGGNGFVGSGIVRNCQKKGLAYAVVTRENCEALAKKPCHILINANGNSKKYMADRDPDWEFEASVTSVHRYLTMFSYDKYIQLSSCDVYPDCSDQFGTVEDAPLSPSRQSTYGFHKYMAEQCVMHFAKDWLIFRMGGFVGPGLKKNAIYDLLHGPQLWLSEDSRLQFISTDAAGDMILRLALSDLSHEILNLCGEGTVRIGDVKERVGSTVSVNPEAKTVLYEVNIDKLSALEAVQRTETAVFDFVDGMTKHTR
- a CDS encoding ABC transporter ATP-binding protein; its protein translation is MGAEGKDIALDVRHISIDYRTFDNTSVMQLFRKKKGKKDAAGTFRAVNDVSFYVEKSKILGIVGSNGAGKTTLLRSVAGIFHPDEGMIDTKGNRVSLMAIGVGFNNLNTGRENIFKSGMLLGCSKKYIEQYLDQIIEFSELGKFIDRPVRTYSSGMYSKLSFAITAILDADILLVDEVLSVGDEHFRKKSYQKMEELILSDHTVLIVSHDIETLRKFCDDVLWLEHGNMIKIGPAAEILDEYKAFMSD